The region AAGGACAGACTTCCCGCCGATCGGAAACGTTTACGGCTATCGGCCCCGGTCCGCCGGGGACCCCCAACAGGAACGGGACGCCTGCGATGCCAACGAACGCTCGACGACTACGTATGAGAAGCCTCCTGACACTCGCCACCGCAGCCGCCTGTGTGGCCGCGGTGGCCTCCGTACCGGCGGAGGCCGGCGACAATCCCAGCTACACCAATGCCAAGGCCCCGATCGATGTCCGGGTCAAGGATCTCCTCAAGCGGATGACGCTGGAGGAGAAAATCGGGCAGATGGATCAGATCTCGGTCGTCAACATGCAGGGCGACTGCCAGTGGAGCGGCGGTGCCTTCACCGAATCCTGCATGAAGTCGGTGCTGGTCGACAATGCCGCGGGCTCGATCCTGTCCGGCGGCGGCGCCGGTCCCACCGTGAACACGCCCACCAACTGGGCGACGATGGTCAACACCGTGCAGAAGTACGCGGTCGAGAAGACCCGCCTGCACATCCCGATCATCTACGGCGTCGACGCCGTGCACGGCCACAACAACGTGCTGGGCGCCACGATCTTCCCGCAGGAGATCGGCCTGGGCTCCAGCTGGGACCCGGAGCTGGTCAAGGACGCCGGCGCGTCCACCGCCAAGGCGGTCGCCGCCACCGGCATCGACTGGAATTTCGCCCCGGTCACCGACATCGCGCGCGACCAGCGGTGGGGCCGCTACTACGAGACCTTCGGCGAGGACCCGCTGCTGTCCGGCACCCTGGCGTCCGCCGCGGTGACCGGCATCCAGGGCGCGGGCGGCGCCAAGAACGTCGCCGCCACCGTCAAGCACTTCGGCGGCTACGGCGAACCCGGCAACGGCCACGACCGGGTGCCCGGCGACGTCTCGATCCGCTACCTCCAGGACACGCTGCTCCCGTCGTACAAGCAGGCCGTGGACGCCGGCGCGATGTCGGTGATGGTCAACTCCGGTGCGATCAACGGCATTCCGGCGACCTCGTCGCACTACCTGCTGACCGATGTGCTGCGCGGCCAGTGGGGCTTCCAGGGCGTCGAGGTCAGCGACTGGCAGGACGTCCGCGCGCTGCAGACCAGCTACCACATCGCCGCCGACTATCCCGAGGCCATCGCCAAGGCCGTCAACGCGGGCCTGGACATGGCCATGGAGCCGTACGACGCGCAGGGCTGGAGCGACGGGCTCAAGACCGCCGTCCAGCGCGGCCTGGTCTCGGTCAAGCGGATCGACCAGTCGGTGAGCCGGATCCTGACCATGAAGTTCAAGCTGGGCCTGTTCGAACACCCCTACGTGGACGCCGCGAAGGCCGACTCCCGGGTGATCGGCGCCGACACCGCGCTCGCGAGGCAGGCCGCGGACGAGTCGCAGGTGCTGCTGCGCAACGACGGCAATGTGCTGCCGATCTCCTCGTCCGCGAAGAAGATCGTCGTCGCCGGCTCCTACGCCGACGACATCAACGACCAGGCGGGCGGCTGGACCGTCGGCTGGCAGGGCGTCCCCGACGGTGTGAAACTCCCCGGCACCACCGTGCTGCAGGGCATCAAGGAGGCCGCGCCCTCCGGTACGTCCGTGGTCCGCGCGACCTCCGCGGACGACGCGGTGGCGCAGGCGAAGGACGCCGACCTGACCGTCGTCGTGGTCGGCGAGAAGGCGGCGGCCGAGGGCTCGGCCGATGCCCCGCGGCCGGAGCTGTCCGCCGACCAGCAGGCGCTCGTCAGCTCGCTCAAGGCGACCGGCAAGCCGGTGGTCACCGTGGTGATCGCCGGACGCCCGCTGGTGCTCGGCGCCGCCGACGGCACCCAGGGCCTGCTGATGTCCTGGCTGCCCGGCAGCGAGGGCGGCCACGCGGTCGCCGACGTGCTCTTCGGCAAGGTCAACCCGAGCGGCCGGCTGAGCGCGTCCTGGCCCAAGGACGTCGGCAATGAGCCGCTGTACTACCAGCAGCTCCCCGGCACCAACAGCGGCCCCGAGTCCTCCTACGACGCGGCCTACCGCTTCGGCGCCGGACTGTCCTACACCAGCTACGCCTTCGACTCCGTCAAGGCCGGCTCGGCGACCGCCCGCACCCGCGACACCATCAGCCTCAAGGTCGGCGTCGCCAACACCGGGAACCGGGCCGGCGACCTGGTCGTGCCGGTCTACGTCTCGCAGCCGTCGAGCGATGTGCTCGCACCGCCCACCAAGCTGGTCGCCTTCACCAAGGTGCACTTGGCGGCCGGCCGGAGCACGACGGTGACCCTCAAGGTGCCGCCGAGCCGACTGGCCGTCACCCCGGGCGACATCGACGGTTCGGGCAAGCAGCAGGTGGCCCCCGGCGCCTACGTCTTCACGGTCGGCACCCAGACCACCACCGTCACCCTGCACTGACCGCGCCACCGGCCGTCCAACGGCCGCGCACTGCCACGGCGGGCCGTGGACGAGGACCCCTCCTCGTCCGCGGCCCGCCGTGCCGCGTGCGCTCCGCCGCCGTACCGGGAAGGCTGGGGTACGGCGGCCGGCGCCACAGCCGGCCGCGCGGAACCGTACGGCAGCAGGAGGACACATGCAGGGCAGGGACCAGGACGGCGACGCCGTCGACGGCGGGAGCGCCGGCAGCGCCGCGGCGGACCGCGAGCTGCTGGACCGGATCAGGGCCGCACCGGTGCTCGCCGGGCCGCTGCCGCACTTCGACCCGGACACCGCGCCCGCCGCCCCCGGGCCGCTCTTCGCCGACTGGCTGGACCGGGCGCTGGCCGACGGCGTACCCGAACCGCAGATCGTGACGCTGAGCACGGCCGCCGCCGACGGCACCCCCAGCGCCCGGGTGCTGCTGCTGCGCGGCCTCGACTCCGCCGACTGCGCCTTCGTCTTCGCCGGCGACTCCGGCAGCGGCAAGGGCCAGGACCTCGCCGCC is a window of Streptomyces sp. NBC_01477 DNA encoding:
- a CDS encoding glycoside hydrolase family 3 N-terminal domain-containing protein; the encoded protein is MRSLLTLATAAACVAAVASVPAEAGDNPSYTNAKAPIDVRVKDLLKRMTLEEKIGQMDQISVVNMQGDCQWSGGAFTESCMKSVLVDNAAGSILSGGGAGPTVNTPTNWATMVNTVQKYAVEKTRLHIPIIYGVDAVHGHNNVLGATIFPQEIGLGSSWDPELVKDAGASTAKAVAATGIDWNFAPVTDIARDQRWGRYYETFGEDPLLSGTLASAAVTGIQGAGGAKNVAATVKHFGGYGEPGNGHDRVPGDVSIRYLQDTLLPSYKQAVDAGAMSVMVNSGAINGIPATSSHYLLTDVLRGQWGFQGVEVSDWQDVRALQTSYHIAADYPEAIAKAVNAGLDMAMEPYDAQGWSDGLKTAVQRGLVSVKRIDQSVSRILTMKFKLGLFEHPYVDAAKADSRVIGADTALARQAADESQVLLRNDGNVLPISSSAKKIVVAGSYADDINDQAGGWTVGWQGVPDGVKLPGTTVLQGIKEAAPSGTSVVRATSADDAVAQAKDADLTVVVVGEKAAAEGSADAPRPELSADQQALVSSLKATGKPVVTVVIAGRPLVLGAADGTQGLLMSWLPGSEGGHAVADVLFGKVNPSGRLSASWPKDVGNEPLYYQQLPGTNSGPESSYDAAYRFGAGLSYTSYAFDSVKAGSATARTRDTISLKVGVANTGNRAGDLVVPVYVSQPSSDVLAPPTKLVAFTKVHLAAGRSTTVTLKVPPSRLAVTPGDIDGSGKQQVAPGAYVFTVGTQTTTVTLH